In the genome of Coraliomargarita algicola, one region contains:
- a CDS encoding glycoside hydrolase family 16 protein, whose translation MISIRQALNLRLLALCSAITSPLIGSTSPESNAIMAPASTDVSSFQTEHQATLSIVDVDNSKALQVNFPASNSYPGLNLPMPADAWNLSAYAGLEAEIVNTSSERLNISMRVDNKGHWKDEPWNTNNVWLAAGESARLTVQFGQSFGKPSYSLDSSAISAVKLFISKPSVNGSILIKSIQGVGKGAPQVAPATPTPANMPAVSHASAGDVTIYTPAQGVAGVKIEEAPQIAADSQGLTVQFPEGGKYPAVNFQSPSGSWDMSAYKAIEAVIENTGSTSIRLGLRIDNEGHWQKEPWSSGQLTIAPGKTQTMTVPFGTKYGHPSEGFNPAKIINVKLMALQPKPGSQLRLISIQPVQRGNASASTANTNSSNANRIQGEAIFDPTSSDISDIHVEQNGTALSLGNHQGSPAVDIKFVTNTQYPGLNFLAAGETVNLSKFAGVSAKLHNAGSEKLRMTLRVDNAGHWKNEPWNTSKITLQPGETKDLRVTFGQNNNNAPGFPLDPSKITQIKLFATDKYSIAPQLQLLSLTGVAKTTGSTTASTNFNVPAIDGVFYKISADSDLSQLGQNHTSVSIDENTGSPALKVHFDSSTHYPNVTFPCPDGGWNMETFGGIKVDVTNLSDRKLSNITMRVDNPSTPGNKTPWNNEKITLEAGETKTLELVFGGTEESPKYPLDPTMISGVQVFQAHLKENSTLLLKNLRAFGSPKATPTAAWTSSLEDRDTPVTPPEWLGTRPPVEGDWVVTFDEDFEEGTAPNPEIWNYKLSHDALHPGEARNTAENVYIEDGAMVIKAEVRTGHHHDDPKLPTSEYSSGAVTTYDKWTQCYGYMEARMKLPKARGLWPAFWTMPDRGEESGLGKWERRTTANAHGQGMEIDILEYLTEWGRGRNNVATHWDGYGENHKSWSYSHMYYGPTPDGWHTFGLLWEPGKLSWYIDGQLKCVWENERIIDVPSYLILNLQMGRWATKDVDRASLPDYFKVDYVRAWQLKSRL comes from the coding sequence ATGATCTCCATCAGACAAGCTCTCAACCTGCGTTTACTCGCGCTATGCAGTGCCATCACCTCTCCATTGATCGGCAGCACTTCGCCCGAATCGAACGCAATCATGGCCCCGGCATCGACGGACGTATCGAGTTTCCAGACAGAACATCAGGCGACCTTGTCCATCGTCGATGTGGACAACTCTAAAGCTCTACAAGTCAACTTCCCAGCCAGTAACTCGTATCCAGGACTCAACCTCCCGATGCCTGCCGACGCTTGGAACCTATCTGCCTATGCAGGTCTTGAAGCTGAAATCGTCAACACCAGCTCCGAACGACTCAACATCAGTATGCGTGTCGACAATAAGGGCCACTGGAAAGACGAACCATGGAATACCAATAATGTATGGCTCGCAGCGGGTGAATCCGCCCGCCTGACGGTGCAGTTTGGACAATCCTTCGGGAAGCCCAGCTACTCGCTGGATAGCAGTGCCATCAGCGCGGTAAAGCTCTTCATCAGCAAACCATCCGTGAATGGCAGCATTCTCATCAAGTCCATCCAGGGAGTGGGCAAAGGCGCGCCACAAGTTGCTCCGGCGACTCCAACACCTGCAAACATGCCCGCAGTGAGCCACGCTAGCGCCGGCGATGTGACGATCTATACGCCGGCACAAGGCGTCGCTGGCGTAAAAATCGAAGAAGCCCCACAGATCGCTGCCGACAGCCAGGGGCTCACGGTGCAATTCCCGGAGGGCGGCAAATATCCGGCCGTCAACTTCCAGAGCCCGAGTGGTTCCTGGGATATGTCCGCTTACAAGGCAATCGAAGCGGTCATTGAAAACACTGGCAGCACTTCGATCCGACTCGGTCTACGTATCGACAACGAAGGTCACTGGCAGAAGGAACCATGGAGCAGCGGCCAACTTACGATTGCCCCAGGAAAGACTCAAACCATGACGGTTCCTTTCGGCACCAAGTATGGTCACCCCAGTGAGGGCTTTAATCCCGCCAAGATCATTAATGTCAAATTGATGGCACTACAGCCGAAACCCGGCTCACAGCTACGCTTGATCTCGATCCAACCCGTTCAACGCGGAAATGCGTCCGCTAGCACAGCGAACACGAATTCTAGTAACGCTAATAGAATCCAAGGCGAAGCGATCTTCGACCCGACCAGTAGCGACATCAGCGATATTCACGTAGAGCAAAATGGAACGGCATTGAGCCTGGGCAACCACCAAGGCAGCCCTGCAGTTGACATCAAATTTGTCACCAACACTCAGTATCCAGGCCTCAACTTCCTCGCCGCTGGTGAGACGGTGAATCTCTCAAAATTTGCTGGTGTGAGTGCAAAACTTCATAACGCAGGCTCCGAAAAGTTACGCATGACCCTGCGTGTTGACAATGCGGGGCATTGGAAAAACGAGCCATGGAATACCAGCAAGATTACCCTGCAACCAGGCGAGACAAAAGACCTGCGCGTCACCTTTGGACAAAACAACAATAATGCTCCAGGCTTTCCGCTCGATCCATCGAAGATCACTCAGATAAAGCTGTTTGCCACCGACAAATACAGCATAGCGCCCCAGCTTCAGCTCCTCAGCCTAACTGGGGTAGCCAAAACCACTGGCAGCACTACGGCTTCGACTAATTTTAATGTGCCAGCAATCGACGGTGTGTTCTATAAAATCAGCGCCGATTCAGACCTCTCACAGCTCGGTCAAAATCACACATCTGTCAGCATCGACGAGAACACTGGCAGTCCGGCTCTCAAGGTCCACTTCGACTCCAGCACACATTACCCCAACGTGACCTTCCCCTGCCCTGATGGCGGCTGGAATATGGAAACCTTCGGCGGTATCAAAGTCGACGTGACCAACCTGAGTGATCGCAAGCTCAGCAACATCACCATGCGGGTGGACAACCCCTCGACTCCCGGGAATAAAACACCTTGGAACAACGAGAAGATCACACTCGAAGCGGGAGAGACCAAAACGCTCGAACTTGTCTTCGGCGGCACGGAAGAGAGCCCCAAGTATCCACTCGACCCGACTATGATATCTGGTGTGCAAGTCTTTCAGGCACATCTTAAAGAAAACAGCACACTCCTGCTCAAGAACCTCCGCGCATTTGGTAGCCCCAAAGCGACACCGACTGCGGCGTGGACCTCCTCCCTCGAGGATCGCGATACGCCTGTCACTCCACCCGAATGGCTGGGCACACGCCCTCCTGTTGAAGGTGATTGGGTCGTCACCTTCGATGAAGACTTCGAAGAAGGCACTGCACCCAATCCTGAGATCTGGAACTACAAGCTCTCCCACGATGCCCTGCACCCCGGCGAAGCACGCAATACCGCGGAGAATGTCTACATCGAAGATGGCGCGATGGTCATCAAAGCAGAAGTGAGAACAGGCCACCACCACGACGATCCCAAGCTACCGACCAGCGAATATTCTTCAGGCGCAGTCACCACCTACGACAAATGGACCCAATGCTACGGCTACATGGAAGCACGCATGAAGCTGCCCAAGGCGCGCGGCCTTTGGCCCGCATTCTGGACCATGCCCGACCGTGGCGAAGAAAGCGGACTGGGTAAGTGGGAGCGCCGCACCACGGCCAATGCACACGGTCAAGGCATGGAGATCGACATCCTCGAATATTTGACCGAATGGGGACGTGGCCGGAATAACGTAGCCACTCACTGGGATGGCTATGGCGAAAACCACAAAAGCTGGAGCTACAGCCACATGTATTACGGCCCCACTCCGGATGGCTGGCATACCTTTGGCCTGCTTTGGGAACCGGGCAAACTCAGTTGGTATATCGATGGGCAACTCAAGTGCGTATGGGAAAACGAACGGATTATTGATGTGCCGAGTTATCTCATCCTGAACCTGCAAATGGGCCGCTGGGCCACTAAAGATGTCGACCGTGCCAGCCTGCCCGACTACTTTAAAGTGGATTACGTTCGCGCTTGGCAGCTCAAGTCACGACTCTAG
- a CDS encoding ABC transporter ATP-binding protein, with the protein MATVTLSKLDKTYSPGKKDSFRAVKGIDLEIRDKEFMVFVGPSGCGKSTTLRMIAGLEEITGGILKIGEQIMNDVEPKNRGIAMVFQNYALYPHMTLFDNMAFGLKLNKTPRDEIKRRVDEAADILGLTSMLDRKPKALSGGQRQRVAVGRAIVRKPDVFLFDEPLSNLDAKMRVQMRTEISRLHARLDATMIYVTHDQVEAMTMGDRICVMKDGNIMQVDEPLQLYNNPKNMFVAGFIGSPPMNFFDGKCVEANGTTYFEEAGETEPFRLALKGQLLSAAQKQGTKSAVFGVRPEHITVSDTIGEDSIAAIIDVSEPMGAETYLYLNTLAGHSFIAKVEAEHAFKIGQTVHLKFNQERAALFDRESENLI; encoded by the coding sequence ATGGCCACCGTCACACTCAGCAAACTCGACAAAACTTACAGCCCGGGCAAGAAGGACAGCTTTCGTGCCGTCAAAGGCATCGATCTGGAAATCCGTGACAAGGAGTTCATGGTCTTCGTCGGCCCCTCGGGCTGTGGCAAGTCCACCACCCTGCGCATGATCGCCGGTCTGGAAGAGATCACCGGCGGCATCCTCAAGATCGGCGAGCAGATCATGAACGATGTCGAGCCCAAGAATCGCGGCATCGCCATGGTCTTCCAGAACTACGCGCTCTACCCACACATGACGCTCTTCGACAACATGGCCTTCGGCCTGAAGCTGAACAAGACGCCGCGTGACGAGATCAAGAGGCGTGTGGATGAAGCCGCCGATATCCTCGGGCTGACCAGTATGCTCGACCGCAAGCCCAAGGCACTCTCCGGCGGACAACGTCAACGCGTCGCCGTCGGCCGCGCCATCGTGCGCAAGCCCGACGTCTTTCTCTTCGACGAGCCCCTCTCCAACCTTGACGCCAAAATGCGCGTGCAAATGCGCACCGAAATCTCCCGCCTACATGCGCGCCTGGACGCCACCATGATCTACGTCACCCACGACCAAGTGGAAGCGATGACGATGGGCGACCGTATTTGCGTGATGAAAGACGGCAACATCATGCAAGTCGACGAGCCGCTTCAGCTCTACAACAACCCGAAAAACATGTTCGTCGCCGGCTTCATCGGCTCGCCCCCCATGAATTTCTTTGATGGGAAATGCGTCGAAGCAAACGGCACAACCTACTTCGAAGAAGCAGGCGAGACAGAGCCCTTCCGTCTCGCACTTAAAGGGCAGCTACTAAGCGCGGCTCAAAAACAAGGCACCAAGTCAGCCGTATTCGGCGTGCGCCCCGAACATATCACGGTGTCCGATACCATCGGCGAAGATAGCATCGCAGCCATCATCGATGTATCCGAGCCCATGGGCGCGGAAACGTATCTGTATTTAAACACACTTGCCGGCCATAGCTTCATCGCCAAAGTCGAGGCCGAGCACGCCTTCAAAATCGGGCAAACCGTTCACCTCAAATTCAATCAAGAACGCGCGGCACTCTTCGACCGGGAGTCGGAGAATCTCATTTAA
- a CDS encoding tetratricopeptide repeat protein, whose product MTIPTPRKRRTTRPHKLARCVSIVSAVVLLSVTGCSPETEAPSSAATTDPLEIGLSELRAFNFNQAYAILLEHSRHISPDDNDWPLATYSLALATWHQAPTTQQAIDDATVLFKSVVEKAPQDSLAASALLDLGRIAELSQSEEAAQQGQSYYQRVQDEFPGTEMAVRASLLQAQSLARSLDQSQVKQAIHILKQITQSQPNTPWRGTIEQYIAHLYAFYLDDIDEAITHYSIAKDVGFPRASDTDLSLWQLGLWQQKAKQDLAAAETFTELVEAHPRSVYGTVARKRIIEIANKHPEANIRIPELAEVRLGR is encoded by the coding sequence TTGACTATACCCACCCCACGCAAGCGGCGCACGACAAGACCCCATAAACTTGCACGTTGTGTCTCGATTGTCAGCGCAGTTGTCCTGCTGTCAGTCACTGGATGCAGCCCGGAGACGGAGGCTCCCAGCTCTGCTGCAACAACAGATCCGCTCGAAATCGGTCTGAGTGAGCTCCGGGCCTTTAACTTCAACCAGGCGTATGCGATTCTACTCGAACATTCGCGGCATATCAGCCCAGACGATAATGATTGGCCACTCGCCACCTATAGTCTGGCGCTGGCTACCTGGCATCAGGCGCCCACAACCCAGCAAGCAATCGACGACGCGACAGTGCTTTTTAAATCTGTAGTTGAAAAAGCACCACAAGACTCCTTGGCGGCAAGCGCCCTACTCGACTTGGGAAGAATCGCTGAATTGAGTCAGTCCGAAGAGGCCGCCCAACAAGGGCAGTCTTACTATCAACGTGTGCAGGACGAATTCCCCGGCACCGAAATGGCGGTGCGCGCCAGCTTACTACAAGCGCAATCCCTCGCCCGCAGCTTAGACCAGAGCCAGGTCAAGCAGGCGATTCATATTCTAAAACAAATCACCCAGTCGCAACCGAACACGCCATGGAGAGGCACGATCGAACAATACATCGCCCATCTGTATGCATTCTATCTCGATGATATTGACGAAGCCATCACGCATTATTCGATAGCAAAGGACGTCGGCTTCCCACGCGCCTCCGACACAGACCTCTCACTCTGGCAACTGGGACTCTGGCAACAAAAGGCAAAGCAAGACCTCGCCGCAGCCGAGACATTTACCGAGCTAGTCGAAGCGCACCCGCGTAGTGTTTACGGCACCGTCGCCCGCAAGCGTATTATAGAAATCGCGAACAAACACCCCGAGGCCAACATCCGTATCCCCGAACTCGCTGAAGTTCGCTTGGGCAGATAA
- a CDS encoding sulfatase-like hydrolase/transferase yields the protein MSSQQPNMIYIVADQWRGDCLGIYKNHHPVMTPHLNQLACEGVNYRHGYADCPICMPQRATMLTGKTGSQTRCITNFDTNSAPEIDPSRTLPGRLTKEAGYQTKAIGKMHFVPQRARHGFEHVTLHPDDYLWWLEEQGQGGSFRGHGLGGNEVYPTEAVTDQRYYHTTWIIDQAIRFLEQRDPANPFFLYIIFEAPHSPFDPPPPYDRMYDNFTIPAPVEGNWRENDYPASFEAKRIGGKYDYMQPEAIAEARRRYYGQMSHIDYQLGRLFGSLRSHGIDDQTAIAFTSDHGECLGDHGIFAKHNFLESAARVPFILRLPPQFREQYQTAQADTPVLTADLCPTFLNMAGLTPDRTTEGQSLLQASQREFIFGETPESAMILGRGYKFIYYIAGGNEQLFNIHQDSDDRENLAHSADFASIQAELKAKLIDYLTHNKSPMVKDGALVNQPVNIDTDWLRRMNPCACRGPMHGGDGY from the coding sequence ATGTCATCCCAACAGCCCAATATGATCTACATTGTTGCCGACCAGTGGCGCGGTGACTGCCTTGGTATCTACAAGAATCATCACCCGGTGATGACCCCACACCTCAATCAACTGGCATGCGAGGGGGTGAACTATCGGCACGGCTATGCGGACTGCCCCATCTGTATGCCTCAGCGGGCCACCATGCTGACCGGAAAAACCGGCTCCCAGACCCGCTGTATTACGAATTTCGATACAAACTCCGCACCCGAGATCGATCCCTCACGGACCCTGCCCGGGCGGCTGACCAAGGAGGCCGGCTACCAAACCAAGGCGATTGGAAAGATGCACTTCGTGCCTCAGCGCGCACGGCATGGCTTTGAGCATGTAACGCTACACCCGGATGACTATCTATGGTGGCTGGAAGAACAAGGCCAGGGAGGTAGCTTTCGTGGCCACGGCCTGGGCGGCAATGAAGTCTACCCCACCGAAGCTGTCACCGACCAGCGTTACTACCACACCACATGGATCATCGATCAGGCCATCCGCTTTCTAGAACAGCGCGACCCCGCCAATCCGTTCTTTCTCTACATTATCTTTGAAGCGCCCCACAGTCCATTTGATCCCCCGCCGCCCTACGATCGGATGTATGATAATTTCACCATCCCCGCCCCCGTTGAAGGCAACTGGCGCGAGAACGATTATCCAGCCAGCTTCGAAGCCAAGCGCATCGGCGGGAAATACGACTATATGCAGCCCGAAGCCATCGCAGAGGCGCGCAGACGCTACTACGGACAAATGTCGCATATCGATTATCAATTGGGACGCCTATTCGGCTCGCTACGAAGCCATGGCATCGACGATCAAACCGCCATCGCATTCACCTCCGACCATGGCGAATGCCTCGGGGACCACGGTATATTTGCCAAGCACAACTTTCTCGAATCAGCCGCCCGCGTGCCCTTCATCTTACGACTGCCCCCGCAGTTCAGGGAGCAATATCAAACTGCGCAAGCCGACACGCCCGTGCTCACGGCCGACCTCTGCCCCACATTCCTGAATATGGCGGGCTTAACTCCAGATCGCACCACAGAGGGACAATCCTTGCTACAAGCAAGCCAACGAGAGTTCATCTTCGGCGAGACCCCCGAAAGCGCGATGATTCTCGGCCGCGGTTACAAGTTCATCTATTATATCGCCGGCGGCAATGAGCAGCTATTCAACATCCACCAGGATAGCGATGATCGGGAAAACCTGGCGCATTCCGCAGATTTTGCGTCCATCCAGGCAGAACTTAAAGCCAAGTTGATCGACTACCTGACACACAACAAGAGCCCCATGGTCAAGGACGGCGCACTCGTCAATCAACCCGTCAATATCGACACCGACTGGCTCCGCCGCATGAACCCATGCGCCTGCCGCGGTCCCATGCACGGCGGTGATGGTTATTAG
- the uidA gene encoding beta-glucuronidase, with product MIYPKQTTTRSLFDLNGIWDFSRELDAGDYTQGFKAEKQVAVPSSYNDLYTEEVFRTWDKGVWYTRSFTMPRLLREERIVLRFASASYRAAVYLNGVRLGDHETGYTPFEFDITDCVSFDQENRLCVRLDNLLSAETIPMGNLQNQPEPGQFAGQYPDTPFDFFPYGGIQRPVSIYTTSKVAWLESVVVETLVNGADAEVKLAGTLGGTAAKVVIECEETGTRTEAEIAGDRFSGAFAVSDARLWDVKQPELYHARIQILDASGALLDEYTQRFGIRTVEVTKNRVLLNGKPVYLQGFGRHEDFPVIGKGLNHSVNIRDHEILHWIHANSYRTTHYPYSEELIQLADEQGLLIIGETPAVSINFDYVNQNTLKNHKQVLAELIERDRNNPSVIMWSVANEATTDREVAVSYFKELSELARSMDATRPITMVTCKAEKDLVMDFFDVVSVNLYPGWYHLPGQVAEAKEDLRDTLEKMHNAFQKPILITEFGADTIAGLHSLPAEQWSEEYQTELVMGLIEVMRDLDYVVGEHLWNFADFRTAQNFARVGGNKKGVFTRERQPKMLAHFLKKMWATPRYTSELSCTED from the coding sequence ATGATTTATCCAAAACAAACCACGACACGTAGTTTATTTGATCTTAATGGGATCTGGGATTTTTCCCGTGAGCTGGATGCCGGTGATTATACACAGGGCTTTAAAGCTGAAAAACAAGTGGCCGTGCCCAGCAGTTACAATGACCTCTATACCGAGGAGGTCTTTCGCACTTGGGATAAAGGTGTTTGGTATACCCGTAGCTTTACGATGCCTCGCCTGCTACGGGAGGAGCGTATCGTGCTCCGCTTTGCTTCGGCAAGTTACCGGGCGGCGGTGTATCTGAACGGAGTGCGTCTCGGTGACCATGAGACCGGCTATACACCCTTCGAATTCGACATCACGGACTGCGTCAGCTTTGATCAGGAGAATCGCCTCTGCGTGCGCCTCGATAATTTGCTGTCTGCGGAAACCATTCCGATGGGCAACCTGCAGAACCAACCGGAGCCGGGGCAATTTGCGGGGCAATATCCAGACACACCTTTTGACTTTTTTCCCTATGGTGGCATCCAGCGCCCGGTTTCGATCTACACCACCTCGAAGGTAGCATGGCTTGAATCCGTCGTTGTCGAAACTTTGGTCAATGGGGCCGATGCGGAGGTGAAGCTCGCGGGCACTCTGGGCGGCACCGCGGCCAAGGTCGTGATCGAGTGCGAAGAGACGGGGACCCGCACAGAGGCTGAGATCGCGGGAGACCGTTTTTCGGGGGCCTTTGCGGTGAGCGATGCGCGACTCTGGGACGTTAAGCAACCGGAGCTCTACCATGCGCGTATCCAAATTTTGGATGCCAGTGGTGCTTTGCTCGACGAATACACGCAGCGCTTCGGCATTCGCACGGTGGAAGTGACGAAAAACCGTGTCTTGCTCAACGGCAAGCCCGTGTATCTGCAGGGCTTTGGCCGGCATGAGGATTTTCCTGTGATCGGGAAGGGGCTCAATCACAGTGTGAATATCCGGGACCATGAGATCCTACATTGGATCCATGCGAACTCTTATCGCACCACACACTACCCTTATTCAGAAGAGTTGATTCAACTGGCCGACGAGCAAGGGCTATTGATCATCGGGGAGACACCTGCGGTTTCGATCAACTTTGATTATGTGAATCAGAATACATTGAAAAATCACAAACAGGTGTTGGCCGAGCTGATTGAACGGGATCGCAATAACCCATCCGTTATCATGTGGTCTGTGGCCAATGAAGCCACCACCGATCGTGAAGTTGCTGTGTCGTATTTCAAGGAGCTTTCGGAGCTCGCACGTTCGATGGATGCCACGCGTCCGATTACGATGGTGACCTGTAAGGCGGAAAAGGACCTGGTGATGGATTTCTTCGATGTAGTCAGTGTGAACTTGTATCCAGGCTGGTATCACTTGCCGGGCCAAGTGGCTGAAGCGAAGGAGGATCTACGGGACACTCTTGAGAAGATGCACAACGCGTTTCAGAAGCCTATTTTGATCACGGAATTCGGGGCGGATACGATTGCGGGCCTGCACTCGCTGCCAGCCGAGCAATGGAGTGAAGAGTATCAGACCGAGTTAGTAATGGGCTTGATTGAAGTGATGCGCGACCTGGACTACGTCGTTGGTGAGCACCTTTGGAACTTCGCGGACTTCCGCACGGCACAAAACTTTGCGCGAGTCGGCGGCAATAAGAAGGGTGTTTTTACCCGTGAGCGTCAGCCCAAAATGCTCGCACATTTTTTGAAGAAAATGTGGGCGACGCCTCGCTATACCTCTGAGCTAAGCTGCACGGAGGACTGA
- a CDS encoding carbohydrate ABC transporter permease: MTPQTQNKIGETVKLGYLAFILTFAFFPLYVMLVVSFKSNEQFLANPWFFDALSTWNWENWAIGWNTVSGYICNSIFVSFLGTSITLCIVLMCSYAIARYDFPGKNIIFYLVMATMFLPGTVAALVTLFDLLRRMGLVNNLWALVLMASVGGQVAGVFILRNFIEDIPKELFESAQLDGAGHLQQIRHIILPLSASIISVTCIMDFLGSWNNTILPLLLLRDDQLLTIPVGLFRLDGEYVKQYGQLMAGYAISSVPLLIIFLFSMKFFVKGLSAGAVKG; the protein is encoded by the coding sequence ATGACTCCACAAACTCAGAACAAAATCGGTGAAACGGTGAAGCTCGGCTACCTGGCCTTCATCCTCACCTTCGCCTTCTTCCCCCTCTACGTGATGCTGGTCGTCAGCTTTAAGAGCAACGAACAGTTCCTGGCCAACCCCTGGTTCTTCGACGCCCTCTCCACTTGGAACTGGGAGAACTGGGCCATCGGCTGGAACACGGTCAGCGGCTACATTTGCAACTCCATCTTCGTCTCCTTCCTCGGCACCTCGATCACTCTGTGTATCGTGCTGATGTGTTCTTATGCCATCGCCCGCTATGATTTCCCGGGCAAAAACATCATCTTCTATCTGGTCATGGCCACCATGTTCCTGCCCGGCACCGTGGCCGCGCTGGTCACACTCTTCGACCTCTTGCGCCGCATGGGCTTGGTCAATAACCTCTGGGCCCTGGTCCTGATGGCCTCCGTCGGCGGTCAGGTGGCGGGTGTCTTTATCCTGCGCAACTTCATCGAAGATATCCCGAAAGAGCTCTTCGAGTCCGCCCAGCTCGACGGTGCGGGCCACCTGCAACAGATCCGCCACATCATCCTGCCGCTCTCCGCGTCGATTATCTCGGTCACCTGCATCATGGACTTCCTCGGCTCCTGGAACAACACCATCCTGCCGCTCTTGCTGCTGCGCGACGACCAGCTGCTCACCATCCCCGTCGGCCTCTTCCGCCTCGACGGTGAATACGTCAAACAATACGGGCAACTCATGGCCGGCTACGCCATCTCTTCAGTGCCACTGCTGATCATCTTCCTGTTCTCAATGAAGTTCTTCGTCAAAGGCCTCTCCGCCGGAGCCGTCAAAGGCTAG
- a CDS encoding carbohydrate ABC transporter permease, giving the protein MPIQSDVPPTPVPDAHSKGKIRAKLFQKSKLFVALYLLVLPTTLSLLIFSYYPKIDVFLMSFFRWQPPTVQEFIGLRNFKEAFSDPMFWQSFKLVGILLVANLFKLWPGILAAIALNRVKNDRLRYLIQVCFVIPMIIPAMVFLLIWKNFYDPDFGLVNRFLNLTGGMHLLDWMDTAMPRLSESLAPLQAGIISPIFGGIGGMIILGAFIFAASKRKQHNASRWGDYLTLLAGASILPLFNVFMGIQADPTDFKVLLAAIVVILWMFACACRMQGAWIAWPFLLLGGIGVFWQELWRLPLAMFVALTIFELIRLKKDDYAAGPYFKTIAGLLIGIGVAFIFLGNIWTQPNGQFANGSPAWLGNKDLVIPAILFWGFPWVGTVGVLIYLSGLQNISEDVYEAAQLDGVSPLGMIFKIELPLIMTQVRINLIFMTIGTLTTYEIFLILLGPDGGPGGKGMVPGLYMFSAAFTEGRFGYACALGMVLFVIILLLTIVYQKYVKVEK; this is encoded by the coding sequence ATGCCTATTCAATCTGACGTTCCCCCGACTCCTGTGCCCGACGCCCACTCCAAGGGCAAAATACGCGCGAAGCTGTTTCAAAAAAGTAAACTCTTTGTGGCACTCTATTTGTTAGTGCTGCCGACCACGCTATCTTTGCTGATCTTTAGTTACTACCCGAAGATCGATGTCTTTCTGATGTCCTTCTTCCGTTGGCAACCACCCACGGTGCAGGAGTTCATCGGGTTGCGTAATTTCAAGGAAGCCTTTTCAGACCCGATGTTTTGGCAGTCCTTCAAGCTGGTCGGCATCCTACTGGTCGCCAATTTGTTTAAACTGTGGCCGGGCATCCTCGCCGCCATCGCTTTGAACCGGGTCAAGAACGATCGGCTGCGCTACTTGATTCAGGTCTGCTTCGTCATCCCGATGATCATTCCAGCCATGGTCTTTCTCTTGATCTGGAAAAACTTTTACGATCCGGACTTTGGTCTGGTCAACCGCTTCCTCAACCTGACCGGCGGCATGCACTTGCTGGACTGGATGGATACCGCCATGCCGCGTCTCTCCGAGTCTCTGGCACCACTACAAGCGGGCATCATCTCGCCCATCTTCGGCGGCATCGGCGGGATGATCATTCTGGGCGCTTTCATTTTTGCCGCCAGTAAACGCAAGCAACACAACGCCTCGCGTTGGGGCGACTATCTCACGCTGCTGGCTGGCGCCTCGATCTTGCCGCTCTTCAATGTCTTTATGGGTATTCAGGCAGACCCTACAGATTTCAAAGTGCTGCTGGCCGCGATTGTCGTGATCCTTTGGATGTTTGCCTGCGCCTGCCGCATGCAGGGCGCATGGATCGCCTGGCCCTTCCTCTTGCTCGGCGGCATTGGTGTCTTTTGGCAGGAGCTGTGGCGCTTGCCGCTGGCCATGTTTGTGGCCTTAACAATCTTCGAGCTCATTCGCCTGAAGAAAGACGATTACGCTGCCGGCCCTTACTTCAAAACCATCGCCGGCCTGCTGATCGGCATTGGCGTCGCCTTTATCTTTCTCGGCAATATCTGGACGCAGCCCAATGGGCAGTTTGCCAATGGCTCGCCGGCTTGGCTGGGCAATAAGGACTTAGTCATCCCTGCCATTCTCTTTTGGGGCTTCCCCTGGGTGGGCACTGTTGGGGTGTTGATCTATTTGTCCGGCCTACAAAACATTTCCGAAGACGTGTATGAGGCCGCGCAACTCGACGGCGTCAGCCCGCTCGGTATGATCTTTAAGATCGAGCTGCCTCTGATCATGACACAGGTGCGGATTAATCTGATCTTCATGACCATCGGCACGCTGACCACTTACGAGATCTTCCTCATCCTGCTCGGCCCCGACGGTGGTCCCGGCGGCAAGGGCATGGTGCCCGGCCTCTATATGTTTAGCGCCGCCTTCACCGAAGGTCGCTTCGGCTACGCCTGCGCGCTGGGCATGGTGCTCTTCGTCATCATCCTGCTGCTGACCATCGTTTACCAAAAATACGTGAAGGTCGAAAAGTAA